The segment TCCGAATAATGCCTAGTCACTTCCGGACTTGCCGCCATCGTCTTGGGACGCCTCAGAACTGCTCGTCCGGATACATCGGCTTGCGATCATTCAGATACAGCCAGCCTTTGACGATACGATACAGCATCCACAATGACAGAACACTCCACAGGCCGATCGCCACCGGAAACAGCAATACCGTGACGAACATGCAGCCGCCCACCACGAACCACACAATAGACCACCAGAACGTGCGGATCTGCCAGGCGAAGTGCGAAGCGTAGAGCGTGCCCCGAGTGTCGTCGCGCTTCACGTAATTGACGATGATCGCGATCAACGCCGTGATGCCACCGGTGAACCAGTGGACTGCATAGAGCGCATAAAGAATGTGCGTGAGCTTGCGCAGGCCATCGAGCCTGTCAGCATCCGCGGTCGTCGTGACTTGCGAGGTATAGTCCGTCGCCATCATGCCCTCCAGGATCAAGCCGCGCCCGAACCGGTTCGGGCCGCGTGACTCGTATCCTACTCCTTGCGGCTGGCCTTCTCGACCAGTCCGGACAATCCTTCGCGGCGCGCCAGTTCATTGACGACGTCTTCCGGGGTCCGACCGATGCGAGCCAGCAGCACCATGGTGTGGAACCACAGGTCGGCCACCTCGTAGACCACCTTGCTAACGGCCTCGTCGGCCAAGTCTGCAGCCCGTGCATCCTTGGCGGCCATGACCGTTTCGGTGGCTTCCTCGCCGATCTTCTTGAGAATCGCGTCGTCACCCTTCTTGAACAGCTTGGCGACATAGGATTTCTCCGGGTCACCACCGTTTTCGGGCTTGCGCGATTCCAGCGTGGCCGCCACGCGGGCCAGGATATCGGCCTGAGACAGGTTATCGCTCATGGCTTGGCCGCGTAGATCGAGGACGGGTCCTTGAGCACCGGCTCGACGGTCTGCCAGTCCCCGGACTCGACATCGCCCTCGAACTTCTGGAAGAAGCATGAGTGACGGCCGGTGTGGCAGGCGATGCTGTCGATCTGCGTCACCTTGAGCAACACCACGTCTTCGTCACAATCCAGACGAATCTCATGCACTTTCTGGACGTGGCCTGATTCTTCGCCCTTGTGCCACAGGCGCTTGCGCGAGCGCGACCAGAACACGGCCTCGCCCAGTTCCACCGTGCGTTGCAGCGCGTCGCGATTCATGAACGCGAACATCAGGACGTCGTTGGAACCGACTTCCTGGACGATCACCGGCACCAGACCGTTGTCGTCCCACTTCACCTTGTTCAACCACTTCTTCGCCATGATCACATCCGGACGGGAATGCCCTCGCGGGCCATGAAAGCCTTTGCCTCACCAACGGTGTGCTCGCCATAGTGGAAGATGCTGGCGGCCAGTACGGCGTCGGCGTGTCCCAGGCGGATGCCATCGGCCAGATCCTGCAGGCCACCGACCCCGCCAGATGCAATAACGGGCACGGGCACCGCGTCGCTGACAGCACGCGTGAGTTCGAGGTCGAACCCGCTCTTCGTGCCATCGCGATCCATGCTGGTCAGCAGAATCTCGCCCGCGCCGCGCCGTGCCATCTCGCGGGCCCACTCCACCGCATCGAGTCCGGTGGCCTTGCGGCCGCCGTGAGTGAACACTTCCCAGCGCGGCGGTTCGCCGGGCGCGGAGCTGCGCTTGGCGTCGATGGCCACAACGATGCACTGCGAGCCGTACTTGCCCGTTGCGTCGGACACGAGCTGCGGATTGGCGATGGCCGACGAGTTCACGCTGATCTTGTCTGCGCCTGCATTCAGCAGTCGCCGCACATCTTCCACAGTGCGCACGCCACCCCCGACGGTCAGCGGTATGAACACCTGCGACGCCACCGCCTCGATGATGTGCAGGATCAGGTCGCGGCCGTCGCTGGTTGCCGTGATGTCGAGAAATGTGATTTCATCAGCACCCTGCTCGTCGTAGCGCCGCGCGATCTCGACGGGATCGCCCGCGTCGCGCAGCTCGACGAAATTGACACCCTTGACCACCCGCCCATTGGTCACGTCCAGGCAGGGGATGATACGTTTGGCTAACATGAGTTTCCTTGCCCGCCGTCGCCCGCATCGGCGACGGCTGGTTGTGGCGCGCGAGCTTGGATTACTCCGCGCCCAGCTTGTCCGCGTGGGCCTGGGCCGCCGCGAAATTCAGGTCGCCCGAGTAGATCGCGCGGCCGCAGATCACGCCTTCCACGCCTTCGCCTTCCACGGCGCAAAGCTGGTCGATGTCGGCCATGTTCGACAGGCCACCGCTGGCGATCACCGGGATCGACATCGACCGGGCCAGCTTGACCGTGGCGTCGATATTGATGCCCTGCAGCATGCCGTCGCGACCGATGTCGGTGTAGATGATCGACTCGACACCGTAGTCTTCGTACTTGCGTGCCAGGTCCGCCACCTCGTGACCGGTCAGCTTGCTCCAGCCATCGGTGGCCACCTTGCCGTCCTTGGCATCGAGGCCGACGATGATGTGGCCGCCGAATGCGGCGCAAGCGTCCTTGAGGAAGCCGGGGTTCTTCACCGCTGCCGTGCCGATGATCACGTACGACAGGCCGTCATCGAGCCAGCGCTCGATGGTATTCAGATCGCGGATGCCGCCGCCAAGCTGGACGGGGATCTCGTCGCCAACCTCGGCAATGATGGCCTTGATGGCGGCTTCGTTGCGTGGCTTGCCAACGAATGCGCCATTCAAGTCGACCAGATGCAGGCGACGCGCGCCCTGGTTGACCCAGTGACGTGCCATGGCGGCGGGATCTTCGGAAAAGACGGTGGCCTGGTCCATGTCGCCTTGTTTGAGGCGTACACACTGACCGTCCTTCAGGTCGATGGCCGGAATGAGCAACATATGCGTGACGAGCGTGGTGGTTGTGTAAAGGGAAAAAGGTAGCGATTCCGACGCCGGGCGTCGGCGCTCAGGTCATGTCAGTTTGGCAAAAGATGCGCAGTCTGGTTGGTGGCTCTGAACGAAAAGGTGATCGCTGTACGGTATTACTGGCGCTTCAGGTAACAGGTGCTTCTGACGCTTTACGGATTCCAGTGCACGAAATTCCGGTATAGCTGCAAACCCATCGCGGCGCTCTTCTCCGGGTGAAACTGCGTGGCGAAAATATTATCGCGTGCCACCGCACTGGTAAACACGACGCCATATTCAGTCTCGCCGGCGATGTGGGCCGGATCCTGCGCGTGCACATAGTAGCTGTGCACGAAGTAAAACCAGCTGTTGTCCGGAATGCCATTCCACAGCGGATGCGGCTTCGACTGGCGTACCCGGTTCCATCCCATCTGCGGCACCTTGTAGCGCGAGCCGTCGGGCTGCGTCATGCCTTCCAGTTCAAAACGGATCACCTCGCCGGGCATCAGCCCCAGCGCCGGCGTGCTGCGTTCGCCCGCACGAGCTTCGCTGCTACGTTCGAACAGCATCTGTTCGCCAACGCACACGCCCAGCATCGGCTTGGTCGCGGCGGCTTCCAGTACCGCCTCCTGCAGGCCGGAATTGCCAAGCGCGCCCATGCAGTCAGGCATCGCGCCCTGCCCCGGCAGGACCACGCGGTCTGCCGCGCGGATCGCTTCCGGGCGATCCACAACCTGGACATCCGCCTCCGGCGCCGCCGTGCGCAGGGCCTGCGCTACCGAGCGCAGGTTGCCCATGCCGTAATCCACAATTGCTATGGTAGTCATGATTTCAAAACAGGCAACAATGTCTTCAGCCCGTCCACAATGAATTCAACGGCCAGCGCCGAGAGTATTAGACCCATCAGGCGCGTGCCAATATTGATCCCGGTCTGTCCGATCACCCGCGCGATGGGGTCAGCCGCGCGGAACGTCACATACACCACAGCGCCAAGCAACACGCCAATGCCAACCAGGATCAGCAACTGGTACCAGTGCTGCGTCTTGCCCGCATAGACGATCACGGTACTGATCGACCCCGGCCCGGTCAGCAGCGGCAGCGCCAGCGGCACCACCGCGATACTGGCCTTGGCTTCGGCCTCATTCTCTTCCTCCGGCGTGGCCTTGGTACGACTGGTCTGCGCGTTCAGCATGTTCATGGCCATCATGACCATTAGCAAGCCGCCACCCACTTCCAGCGAGGCCACCGAGATATTGAAGAACTCGATGATCTGCTGGCCGAGCAACGCCGAGACCCCCACCACGATCGCCACCGATACCGATGCCGTCTTGATGGTCCGCAGCTTTTCCGCCTCGGTCTGCTGGCTGGTCAGGCTGATGAAGAACGGGATCGCCCCGATCGGATTGATCAGCGCCAGCAGCGAGATGAAGGACTTGAGCGTATCCATCGGGTGCGGGTGTCGGTGGTGGTCAGCGGGCGCCGCAACCAGCCGGCACGCCTACAGGGTGGCGCGTGAGATCAACCTGGCTTAGAGCGTGCCCTTGGTCGACGGAATCGTGTTGGCCGCGCGCGGATCCAGCTCCACCGCCATGCGCAGCGCACGCCCGAAGGCCTTGAACACCGTTTCGCATTGATGATGGGCGTTGATGCCGCGAATATTGTCGATATGGAGCGTCACGCCGGCGTGATTGACGAAACCGCGGAAGAACTCGATCGTCAGGTCAACGTCGAAGCTACCCACACGGGCGCGCGTGAACGGCACGTGGAACTCCAGGCCCGGACGGCCCGAGAAGTCGATCACCACCCGCGACAGGCACTCGTCGAGCGGCACGTAGCTGTGCCCATAGCGCGTGATGCCCTTCTTGTCGCCGATGGCACGCGCCACGGCCTGGCCCAGCGTGATGCCGACGTCTTCCACCGTATGGTGATCGTCGATATGGGTATCGCCCGTGGCTTCGACCTCGAGGTCGAACATGCCATGGCGGGCAATCTGATCCAGCATGTGGTCGAGGAACGGCACGCCGGACGCCAGTTTCTGGCGGCCAGTGCCATCGAGATTCAGCGAAACGCGGATCTGCGTTTCCGAAGTATTGCGGGTGACCTCTGCGACACGCATGGTGGGGTTAATCCTGCAACGAGGCCTTGAATGCCTCAAGAAACTGCGCGTTTTCTTCCGGAGTGCTGACCGTCACGCGCAGACAGTTGGCCAGCAACGTGTGCATTTTACTCACGTTCTTGATCAATACCTTCCGGGCCAGCAGGCGATCGAAGATCTGTGCAGCATTCGGCACGCGCACCAGCACGAAGTTGGCCGCGCTCGGGAACACCGTCACGCCCGGCATTCCGGCCATGGCCTCGACCAGTTTCGACCGTTCCGCACGCAACTTGGCGGCCTGGTCATCCAGTACGGCCACGTGTTCGAGGGCGAACAGCGCGGTGGCTTCGGTCAGCACGTTGACGTTGTACGGCGGGCGCACCTTGTCGAGCTGCGACAACCATTCGGGCGCGCCGGCTACATAGCCCAGACGGATACCGGCCAGACCAAGCTTCGACACGGTACGCATGACCAGCAGGTTGCCGAATTCCGTCAGGCGCGGCATCCAGCTTTCCTGCGCGAACGGCTGGTACGCCTCGTCGACCACCACCAGGCTCTGGCACACCTCGCCTTGGGCGGCACGCACGATCGCCGCCATATCGTCGGCGTCGAACAGGTTGCCCGTTGGGTTGTTCGGGTAGGCCAGATAGATGATGGCGGGCTTGTGCTCGGCCATCGCCGCCAGCATTGCCGCGCGGTCCAGCGTGAAGTCCGGGCGCAGCGGCACACCAACGAACTCGAGCCCGGCGAACTGCGCCGACATTGCGTACATGACGAAGCCCGGCACCGGCGCCATCACCTTGGCACCCGGCCTGGCCGCGGCCAGCGACAACATGCTGATGATTTCGTCGGAGCCATTGCCCAGCAGCACATCCATGCCGGCCGGCACGTTCATCACCGTCTTGAGCTTGGCGCGCAGCGCCTCGCTGCTCGGCACCGGATAGCGATTCAGCGCGACCTCGCCGAGCCGCGCGGCCAGTTGCGCGCGCAGCTCGGGCGGCAGCCGGTACGGATTCTCCATCGCGTCGAGCTTCACCAGTCCGTGCGAATCGGCCACGTGGTAGGCGCCCATGGCGCGCACGTCGTCACGGATGATGCGTTCGATCAGGGATGGGTCTACGGCTGACATGATGGTCCTCGTTGGTCCTGCTTTGATGAATCCAGCTTAACGTTTGAAGCGGTACTCGGCACTGCGCGCGTGGGCCTGCAGGCCTTCGCCATAGGCAAGCTCGGCAGCGATCTGGCCCAGCATCTGCGCACCGTTCTCGCTCACCTCGATCAGGCTCGAACGCTTCTGGAAGTCATAGACACCCAGCGGCGACGAAAAACGGGCGGTGCGCGAAGTGGGGAGCACGTGGTTCGGGCCGGCACAGTAGTCGCCGAGCGACTCGCTCGTGTAACGGCCCAGGAAGATGGCGCCGGCATGGCGAATCTTCTCGCTCCACTGGCGCGGATTCTCGGCGGAGATCTCGAGGTGCTCCGGCGCGATCGCGTTGGCAATCTCGCAGGCTTCCTCCATGTCGCGCACCTTGACCAGTGCGCCACGGCCCGACAGCGACGCGGCGATGACCTCGCGGCGGGGCATCGTCGGCAACTGGCGCTGGATACTTTCCAGCACGCGGTTCAGGTACTCGGCATCCGGGCACAGCAGGATCGATTGCGCGAGTTCGTCGTGCTCGGCCTGCGAGAACAGGTCCATCGCCACCCAGTCGGGGTCGGTGGTGCCATCGCAGATCACGAGGATTTCCGACGGGCCGGCGATCATGTCGATACCGACCGTGCCGAACACGCGGCGCTTGGCAGCGGCCACGTAGGCATTGCCCGGGCCGACGATCTTGTCGACCTGCGGCAGCGTGGCGGTGCCGTACGCGAGCGCGCCCACGGCCTGCGCGCCACCAATCGTGTACACGCGATCGACGCCGGCGATCTGCGCGGCGGCCAGCACCAGTTCGTTACGCACGCCGCCCGGCGTCGGGACGACCATGATGACTTCCTTGACGCCAGCCACGCGCGCCGGAATTGCATTCATCAGCACCGACGACGGGTAGGCGGCCTTGCCACCCGGCACGTAGAGGCCCACGCGGTCGAGCGGGGTCACCTTCTGGCCCAGCATCGTGCCATCGGCCTCGGTGTATTCCCAGCTATGGCTGCCGCATTCGATTTTCTGCTTCTCGTGGTACGCACGCACGCGGGCAGCGGCGGCTTCCAGCGCGGCGCGGCGCTTCGGCTCGAGGTCCTCCAGCGCGGCTTCCAGTTCGGATTGCGACAATGCCAGTGCCGACATCGACGAGGCCTCCATGCGATCGAAGCGGCGCGTGTACTCGAGCACGGCCTCGTCGCCACGGCGGCGCACATCGGCCAGGATATCGGCAGCAGCGCGGTCGATCGCCTCGTCTTCGGATGCTTCGAACGCCAGCACCTGACGCAGCGCGCCGGCGAAACCGGGCTCGCGCGAATCAAGCCGGCGGATCGACAGGTTTTCCATTTCGGTATCGTTCATGACTTCTTTCCTCGCGGGTCTCCGGTCACCGCCCGCCTCAGGCGAGCGCGGCCGAGGCCCGTTCAAATGCATCGAGAATCGGCGCCAGCCGTTCGCGCTTGAGTTTGAGCGCTGCCTGGTTGACCACCAGACGCGACGAGATCTGGACGATCTCCTCCACCTCGACGAGGTTATTGGCGCGCAAGGTGCTGCCGGTGCTGACCAGATCGACGATCGCGTCGGACAGCCCCACCAGCGGCCCCAGTTCCATCGAACCGTAGAGCTTGATCAGATCAACGTGCACACCCTTCTTCGCGAAGTGCTCGCGCGCGGTCTGCACGTACTTGGTGGCCACGGCCAGGCGCGCGCCCTGGCGCACCGCATTGACGTAGTCGAAGCCGGCCGGCACCGCCACAGACATGCGGCAGCGCGCGATGTTCAGGTCGATCGGCGCGTAGAGGCCGGCCATGCCGTGCTCCATCAACACG is part of the Cupriavidus metallidurans CH34 genome and harbors:
- the hisC gene encoding histidinol-phosphate transaminase gives rise to the protein MSAVDPSLIERIIRDDVRAMGAYHVADSHGLVKLDAMENPYRLPPELRAQLAARLGEVALNRYPVPSSEALRAKLKTVMNVPAGMDVLLGNGSDEIISMLSLAAARPGAKVMAPVPGFVMYAMSAQFAGLEFVGVPLRPDFTLDRAAMLAAMAEHKPAIIYLAYPNNPTGNLFDADDMAAIVRAAQGEVCQSLVVVDEAYQPFAQESWMPRLTEFGNLLVMRTVSKLGLAGIRLGYVAGAPEWLSQLDKVRPPYNVNVLTEATALFALEHVAVLDDQAAKLRAERSKLVEAMAGMPGVTVFPSAANFVLVRVPNAAQIFDRLLARKVLIKNVSKMHTLLANCLRVTVSTPEENAQFLEAFKASLQD
- a CDS encoding phosphoribosyl-ATP diphosphatase — encoded protein: MSDNLSQADILARVAATLESRKPENGGDPEKSYVAKLFKKGDDAILKKIGEEATETVMAAKDARAADLADEAVSKVVYEVADLWFHTMVLLARIGRTPEDVVNELARREGLSGLVEKASRKE
- the hisD gene encoding histidinol dehydrogenase; amino-acid sequence: MNDTEMENLSIRRLDSREPGFAGALRQVLAFEASEDEAIDRAAADILADVRRRGDEAVLEYTRRFDRMEASSMSALALSQSELEAALEDLEPKRRAALEAAAARVRAYHEKQKIECGSHSWEYTEADGTMLGQKVTPLDRVGLYVPGGKAAYPSSVLMNAIPARVAGVKEVIMVVPTPGGVRNELVLAAAQIAGVDRVYTIGGAQAVGALAYGTATLPQVDKIVGPGNAYVAAAKRRVFGTVGIDMIAGPSEILVICDGTTDPDWVAMDLFSQAEHDELAQSILLCPDAEYLNRVLESIQRQLPTMPRREVIAASLSGRGALVKVRDMEEACEIANAIAPEHLEISAENPRQWSEKIRHAGAIFLGRYTSESLGDYCAGPNHVLPTSRTARFSSPLGVYDFQKRSSLIEVSENGAQMLGQIAAELAYGEGLQAHARSAEYRFKR
- a CDS encoding YchE family NAAT transporter; the protein is MDTLKSFISLLALINPIGAIPFFISLTSQQTEAEKLRTIKTASVSVAIVVGVSALLGQQIIEFFNISVASLEVGGGLLMVMMAMNMLNAQTSRTKATPEEENEAEAKASIAVVPLALPLLTGPGSISTVIVYAGKTQHWYQLLILVGIGVLLGAVVYVTFRAADPIARVIGQTGINIGTRLMGLILSALAVEFIVDGLKTLLPVLKS
- the hisG gene encoding ATP phosphoribosyltransferase, with product MSPAFNASPDQLTLALSKGRIFKETLPLLAAAGIQVTEDPETSRKLILPTSDPAVRVIIVRASDVPTYVQYGAADFGVAGKDVLMEHGMAGLYAPIDLNIARCRMSVAVPAGFDYVNAVRQGARLAVATKYVQTAREHFAKKGVHVDLIKLYGSMELGPLVGLSDAIVDLVSTGSTLRANNLVEVEEIVQISSRLVVNQAALKLKRERLAPILDAFERASAALA
- a CDS encoding DUF4870 family protein, which translates into the protein MMATDYTSQVTTTADADRLDGLRKLTHILYALYAVHWFTGGITALIAIIVNYVKRDDTRGTLYASHFAWQIRTFWWSIVWFVVGGCMFVTVLLFPVAIGLWSVLSLWMLYRIVKGWLYLNDRKPMYPDEQF
- the hisF gene encoding imidazole glycerol phosphate synthase subunit HisF, producing MLAKRIIPCLDVTNGRVVKGVNFVELRDAGDPVEIARRYDEQGADEITFLDITATSDGRDLILHIIEAVASQVFIPLTVGGGVRTVEDVRRLLNAGADKISVNSSAIANPQLVSDATGKYGSQCIVVAIDAKRSSAPGEPPRWEVFTHGGRKATGLDAVEWAREMARRGAGEILLTSMDRDGTKSGFDLELTRAVSDAVPVPVIASGGVGGLQDLADGIRLGHADAVLAASIFHYGEHTVGEAKAFMAREGIPVRM
- the hisI gene encoding phosphoribosyl-AMP cyclohydrolase → MAKKWLNKVKWDDNGLVPVIVQEVGSNDVLMFAFMNRDALQRTVELGEAVFWSRSRKRLWHKGEESGHVQKVHEIRLDCDEDVVLLKVTQIDSIACHTGRHSCFFQKFEGDVESGDWQTVEPVLKDPSSIYAAKP
- the hisA gene encoding 1-(5-phosphoribosyl)-5-[(5-phosphoribosylamino)methylideneamino]imidazole-4-carboxamide isomerase; its protein translation is MLLIPAIDLKDGQCVRLKQGDMDQATVFSEDPAAMARHWVNQGARRLHLVDLNGAFVGKPRNEAAIKAIIAEVGDEIPVQLGGGIRDLNTIERWLDDGLSYVIIGTAAVKNPGFLKDACAAFGGHIIVGLDAKDGKVATDGWSKLTGHEVADLARKYEDYGVESIIYTDIGRDGMLQGINIDATVKLARSMSIPVIASGGLSNMADIDQLCAVEGEGVEGVICGRAIYSGDLNFAAAQAHADKLGAE
- the hisB gene encoding imidazoleglycerol-phosphate dehydratase HisB, translating into MRVAEVTRNTSETQIRVSLNLDGTGRQKLASGVPFLDHMLDQIARHGMFDLEVEATGDTHIDDHHTVEDVGITLGQAVARAIGDKKGITRYGHSYVPLDECLSRVVIDFSGRPGLEFHVPFTRARVGSFDVDLTIEFFRGFVNHAGVTLHIDNIRGINAHHQCETVFKAFGRALRMAVELDPRAANTIPSTKGTL
- the hisH gene encoding imidazole glycerol phosphate synthase subunit HisH — translated: MTTIAIVDYGMGNLRSVAQALRTAAPEADVQVVDRPEAIRAADRVVLPGQGAMPDCMGALGNSGLQEAVLEAAATKPMLGVCVGEQMLFERSSEARAGERSTPALGLMPGEVIRFELEGMTQPDGSRYKVPQMGWNRVRQSKPHPLWNGIPDNSWFYFVHSYYVHAQDPAHIAGETEYGVVFTSAVARDNIFATQFHPEKSAAMGLQLYRNFVHWNP